In Caballeronia sp. Lep1P3, a single genomic region encodes these proteins:
- a CDS encoding nucleobase:cation symporter-2 family protein — MSQTIHPVDEVLPFGQMLAVGIQHVLVMYAGAIAVPLIIGAALKLPKEQVAFLISSDLFACGVVTLVQCIGVWKFGIRLPVIMGVSFAPVGPMVAMATSGAGLPAIFGATIAAGVFAVAIAPFFGRLMRFFPPIVTGTIILTIGMTLFPVAIYWAGGGRGSANFGDPRNLVVAAVVLLVILLINKYVKGFLANISVLLGMAIGFAIALPLGFIDFSGIGRAAWFAPVRPFAFGMPTFDFAAIASLCLVMIVIMVESLGMFLALGDLAKRPVSRADATRGLRTDGLGTVIGGIFNTFPHSSFSQNIGLVGITGVKSRWVVAVSGVILMLLGLLPKLSNLIASIPVVVLGGAGIAMFGMVAATGVKILGKVDFDSKNNLLIVAISLGVGVIPLTAPTFFAHMPAWTGPLTHSGITLTAILAIALNALFNRGQTTDEVERELAADMPLSLHPGDDGGARARD; from the coding sequence ATGAGCCAAACGATTCATCCCGTCGACGAAGTGCTGCCTTTCGGTCAGATGCTCGCGGTCGGCATTCAGCACGTACTCGTCATGTATGCGGGCGCAATCGCGGTGCCACTCATCATCGGCGCGGCGCTCAAGCTGCCAAAGGAGCAGGTCGCGTTTCTCATCAGCTCGGACCTCTTCGCATGCGGTGTCGTCACGCTCGTGCAATGCATCGGCGTATGGAAGTTCGGCATACGGCTGCCCGTCATCATGGGCGTGAGCTTCGCGCCCGTCGGTCCGATGGTCGCGATGGCCACATCCGGCGCGGGGCTGCCCGCGATCTTCGGCGCGACCATCGCGGCGGGCGTCTTTGCCGTTGCGATTGCGCCGTTCTTCGGCCGTCTCATGCGCTTTTTTCCGCCGATCGTGACCGGCACGATCATTCTCACCATCGGCATGACGCTCTTTCCGGTGGCGATCTACTGGGCGGGCGGCGGGCGCGGCTCGGCGAATTTCGGCGATCCGAGGAATCTCGTGGTCGCGGCTGTCGTTCTGCTCGTGATCCTTCTCATCAACAAGTACGTGAAGGGCTTTCTCGCGAACATCTCGGTGCTGCTCGGCATGGCGATAGGGTTTGCCATCGCGCTGCCGCTCGGCTTCATCGACTTCTCGGGCATCGGCCGCGCCGCATGGTTCGCGCCCGTGCGCCCGTTTGCGTTCGGCATGCCGACGTTCGATTTCGCGGCGATTGCATCGCTTTGTCTCGTGATGATCGTCATCATGGTGGAATCGCTCGGCATGTTCCTCGCGCTCGGCGATCTGGCGAAGCGTCCGGTCTCACGCGCCGACGCGACGCGCGGCTTGCGCACCGATGGCCTCGGCACGGTGATCGGCGGCATCTTCAACACGTTCCCGCATTCGTCGTTCTCGCAGAACATTGGGCTTGTCGGCATCACGGGCGTGAAAAGCCGCTGGGTCGTGGCCGTGTCGGGCGTCATATTGATGCTGCTCGGACTCTTGCCGAAGCTCTCGAATCTGATCGCGTCGATACCGGTGGTCGTGCTGGGCGGCGCGGGCATCGCGATGTTCGGCATGGTCGCGGCAACGGGCGTGAAGATTCTCGGCAAGGTCGATTTCGACAGCAAGAACAACTTGCTCATCGTCGCGATCAGTCTTGGCGTGGGCGTCATTCCGCTGACCGCGCCCACTTTCTTCGCGCATATGCCCGCGTGGACCGGGCCGCTGACACATAGCGGCATCACGCTCACGGCGATTCTGGCCATTGCGTTGAACGCGCTTTTCAATCGCGGACAAACGACGGATGAAGTGGAGCGCGAGCTTGCGGCGGACATGCCATTGAGCCTGCACCCGGGCGACGATGGGGGCGCACGCGCGCGGGACTGA
- a CDS encoding TauD/TfdA family dioxygenase encodes MTTLSLIDDAPSEGVAQRIDIRAFDAPLGAEVIGLDLSKPLSQADFARIHRAHLDHHVLVFRDLDITPEQQIAFSRRFGPLQIHVLHQFGLGGHPEVLIVSNIIENGKPIGLGDAGHFWHSDLSYKEKPSLGSMLHAQELPATGGDTLFSNQHLAWDTLPAHLQKAVQGRAAEHTYLAKYAELQKRSPWRPNLTAAQIAEVKPVVHPIVRTHPETGRKALFVSEHFTTRVIGMPEDESRVLLDELFAHSVRADFVYRHVWRDRDMVFWDNRSVMHLAAGTPDDQRRKLYRTTIEGDAPF; translated from the coding sequence GTGACGACTCTTTCTCTCATTGACGATGCGCCTTCCGAAGGCGTCGCGCAACGCATCGACATTCGTGCTTTCGACGCTCCCCTGGGCGCCGAAGTCATCGGGCTGGATTTGTCGAAGCCGCTATCGCAAGCGGACTTCGCGCGCATTCACCGCGCGCATCTCGACCATCACGTCCTCGTGTTCCGCGACCTCGACATCACGCCGGAACAGCAGATTGCCTTCAGCCGGCGCTTCGGCCCGTTGCAGATTCATGTGCTGCATCAGTTCGGGCTTGGCGGACATCCCGAGGTGCTGATCGTGTCGAACATCATCGAGAACGGCAAGCCGATCGGACTGGGCGATGCCGGTCATTTCTGGCATTCCGATCTGTCGTACAAGGAGAAGCCGAGCCTCGGTTCGATGCTGCACGCGCAGGAGTTGCCGGCGACGGGCGGCGATACGCTTTTCTCGAATCAGCATCTCGCATGGGACACGCTGCCTGCGCATTTGCAGAAAGCGGTGCAAGGGCGCGCGGCGGAACACACGTATCTGGCCAAATACGCGGAGTTGCAAAAGCGCAGTCCGTGGCGTCCGAATCTGACGGCGGCACAGATCGCCGAGGTGAAGCCCGTGGTGCATCCGATCGTGCGAACGCATCCGGAAACGGGACGCAAGGCGCTTTTCGTGAGCGAGCACTTCACGACGCGCGTAATCGGCATGCCGGAGGACGAAAGCCGCGTATTGCTCGATGAACTCTTTGCGCATAGCGTGCGTGCGGACTTCGTTTATCGCCATGTATGGCGCGATCGCGACATGGTGTTCTGGGACAACCGCTCGGTCATGCATCTCGCCGCAGGCACGCCGGACGATCAGCGCCGCAAGCTGTACCGCACGACCATAGAAGGCGATGCGCCGTTCTGA
- a CDS encoding alpha/beta hydrolase, giving the protein MIQAFWILLAGIALAYGFAVAALYWMQGRLVYPLENLSGIVDAALDDHTERIVVTTQDGLDLVARYRAPPDDKAPTVLLFHGNGEDLTQRAHIAHELIEAGFGVLLAEYRGYGGNPGKPHEAGLYADARAAYAYAAARSQSIVLHGYSLGSGVATQLASESRIDALMLEAPFTSIVDVAAVRFKLFPVRYLAKDRYDNLSKIASISAPIFIYGGKRDLVIPPAHFQRLFDAARGEKHLALIEGADHLDVWEKGGRAHVMQFLATLDTRGKQKLHDAT; this is encoded by the coding sequence ATGATTCAAGCATTCTGGATTCTTCTAGCAGGCATCGCGCTGGCTTATGGTTTTGCCGTCGCCGCGCTCTACTGGATGCAGGGGCGCCTCGTCTATCCGCTCGAAAATCTGTCCGGCATCGTCGATGCCGCGCTCGACGATCACACCGAACGCATCGTCGTGACGACACAAGACGGGCTCGATCTCGTCGCGCGCTATAGAGCGCCGCCCGATGATAAAGCGCCTACCGTGCTGCTCTTTCACGGCAATGGCGAAGACCTCACGCAGCGCGCGCATATCGCGCATGAGTTGATCGAAGCGGGCTTTGGCGTATTGCTTGCCGAATATCGCGGTTATGGCGGCAACCCGGGCAAGCCGCACGAAGCGGGCCTCTATGCCGATGCGCGCGCCGCTTACGCCTATGCCGCCGCGCGTTCGCAGTCGATCGTGCTGCACGGCTATTCGCTCGGCTCCGGCGTGGCCACGCAGCTTGCAAGCGAATCGCGCATCGATGCATTGATGCTCGAAGCGCCGTTCACGAGCATCGTCGATGTGGCGGCCGTGCGATTCAAGCTGTTTCCCGTGCGCTATCTGGCAAAGGACCGCTATGACAATCTCTCCAAGATCGCATCGATCAGCGCGCCGATTTTCATCTATGGCGGCAAGCGGGATCTCGTCATTCCACCCGCGCATTTTCAACGTCTATTCGATGCCGCGCGAGGCGAAAAGCATCTGGCGCTGATAGAAGGCGCGGATCATCTCGACGTCTGGGAGAAAGGCGGACGCGCGCACGTCATGCAATTTTTGGCGACGCTCGACACGCGCGGCAAGCAAAAACTTCACGACGCAACCTGA
- a CDS encoding ABC transporter ATP-binding protein has protein sequence MAANPHVLYPAEDGHALAPSGKLLSARNVTLEYRTPERLVRATHDVSFDVYGADRFVLLGPSGCGKSTLLKAVAGFIEPVAGSIEIDGERVSGPGADRIVVFQEFDQLPPWKTVLQNVAFPLRVARKLSRAEARERALHSLDKVGLVRFADAYPHTLSGGMKQRVAIARALAMQPRVLLMDEPFAALDALTRRRMQEELLRLWSDERFTLLFVTHSIEEALIVGNRILLLTPHPGRVRAELNSHQYSQESVGRGDFQQSVARIHRLLFEEEHAR, from the coding sequence ATGGCTGCAAACCCTCATGTGCTTTATCCAGCCGAAGACGGCCACGCCCTTGCGCCGAGCGGCAAGTTGTTGAGCGCGCGTAACGTCACGCTCGAATATCGCACGCCGGAACGCCTCGTGCGCGCAACGCACGACGTGAGCTTCGATGTCTACGGCGCCGATCGCTTCGTCCTGCTCGGGCCGTCCGGCTGCGGCAAATCTACTCTGCTCAAAGCAGTCGCCGGCTTTATCGAACCCGTTGCGGGCAGCATCGAAATAGACGGCGAACGCGTGAGCGGGCCGGGCGCGGATCGTATCGTCGTGTTTCAGGAGTTCGATCAGCTTCCACCCTGGAAGACCGTTCTACAAAACGTCGCCTTTCCACTGCGCGTCGCGAGAAAGCTAAGCCGTGCAGAGGCGCGCGAGCGTGCCTTGCATTCTCTCGACAAGGTCGGCCTTGTGCGCTTTGCCGATGCTTATCCGCACACGCTTTCGGGCGGCATGAAGCAGCGCGTTGCCATTGCGCGTGCGCTTGCCATGCAGCCGCGCGTTTTGTTGATGGACGAACCCTTCGCCGCGCTCGATGCGCTCACGCGCCGCCGCATGCAGGAAGAGTTGCTGCGTCTTTGGAGCGACGAGCGCTTCACGCTTTTGTTCGTGACGCATTCGATCGAAGAGGCGCTCATCGTCGGCAATCGCATTCTGCTTTTGACGCCGCATCCGGGGCGCGTGCGCGCGGAATTGAACAGTCATCAGTATTCGCAGGAAAGCGTGGGACGCGGCGACTTTCAGCAAAGCGTCGCGCGTATTCATCGCCTGCTATTCGAAGAGGAACATGCGCGATGA
- a CDS encoding exodeoxyribonuclease III, translated as MKIATFNINGIRSRIDALITWLEREAPDIVCLQELKATDAQFPAAAIENAGYGALWHGQASWNGVAILAKDTQPILSRRGLPGGEDDTHSRYIEAAVHGILVGCLYLPNGNPQPGPKFDYKLAWFERFNAHAASLLKSGHPVVLAGDYNVVPTDEDIYNPRSWLKDALLQPESRAAYARLLAQGWTDALRKHYGNERIYTFWDYFRQHWQTNSGLRIDHLLLSKDLASRLQDAGVDKWVRGEPHASDHAPTWVVLKEPRARKKASAE; from the coding sequence ATGAAGATCGCGACTTTCAATATCAACGGCATCCGCTCGCGTATCGACGCGCTGATTACGTGGCTCGAGCGCGAAGCGCCCGATATCGTGTGCTTGCAGGAACTCAAGGCGACGGACGCGCAATTTCCTGCCGCGGCGATCGAAAACGCGGGCTATGGCGCGCTATGGCATGGGCAAGCATCGTGGAACGGCGTCGCGATTCTGGCGAAGGACACGCAACCCATTCTGAGCCGCCGGGGTTTGCCGGGTGGCGAAGACGACACGCATAGCCGTTATATCGAAGCGGCCGTGCATGGCATTCTGGTCGGCTGTCTTTACCTTCCTAACGGCAATCCGCAGCCGGGGCCGAAATTCGATTACAAGCTCGCGTGGTTCGAGCGCTTCAACGCGCACGCGGCGAGCTTGCTCAAGAGCGGGCATCCGGTCGTGCTCGCGGGCGACTATAACGTCGTGCCGACCGACGAAGACATCTATAACCCGCGCTCATGGCTCAAGGACGCGCTGCTTCAGCCCGAAAGCCGTGCGGCCTATGCCAGGCTGCTCGCGCAAGGCTGGACCGATGCGTTGCGCAAGCACTATGGGAACGAACGCATCTATACGTTCTGGGATTATTTTCGCCAGCATTGGCAGACGAATTCCGGGCTTCGCATCGATCACCTTCTGCTGAGCAAGGACCTTGCGTCGCGGCTACAGGATGCAGGCGTCGACAAATGGGTGCGCGGCGAACCGCACGCGAGCGACCATGCGCCCACGTGGGTCGTGTTGAAGGAACCGCGCGCACGGAAAAAAGCGTCAGCCGAGTGA
- a CDS encoding ABC transporter substrate-binding protein: MQVRQRKGALRALAAALVLSLGSTCSAYAEGTLRIAEQYGVVYLLLNVARDQKFIEQEGKKQGIDIKVDWAKLSGGASINDALLSGSVDIAAAGVGPLLTIWDRTHGRQNVKGVASLGNLPYYLVSNDPRVKTIADFTDKDRIAVPAVGVSVQARILQYAAARTWGDKQYDRLDKLTQAMPHPDAAAAIIAGGTEINAHFGNPPFQQQELAGNPKAHVVLNSYDVLGGPSSATVLYATEKFRDNNPKTYRAFVDGLADAARFVTQHPEAAADIYLRVNQAKLDRNLLIKVIKDPSVQFKIAPQNTFALAQFMHRVGVIKNEPKSWQDYFFSDPATRDGS, encoded by the coding sequence ATGCAAGTTCGACAACGGAAGGGCGCACTGCGCGCGCTCGCGGCGGCACTCGTGCTGTCGCTTGGGAGCACATGCAGCGCGTATGCAGAGGGCACGCTGCGCATTGCCGAACAATATGGCGTGGTCTATCTGCTGCTCAACGTGGCGCGCGACCAGAAGTTCATCGAACAGGAAGGCAAGAAGCAGGGCATCGACATCAAGGTGGATTGGGCGAAGCTCTCCGGCGGCGCGAGCATCAACGATGCGCTGCTTTCCGGCTCGGTCGATATCGCCGCTGCGGGCGTGGGGCCATTGCTGACCATCTGGGATCGCACGCATGGACGTCAGAACGTAAAGGGCGTGGCGTCGCTTGGCAATTTGCCGTATTACCTCGTATCGAATGACCCGCGCGTGAAGACCATTGCGGACTTCACGGACAAGGACCGCATTGCGGTGCCGGCGGTCGGCGTGTCGGTGCAGGCGCGCATTCTGCAATACGCGGCTGCCAGGACTTGGGGTGACAAGCAATACGATCGCCTCGACAAACTCACTCAAGCGATGCCGCATCCGGATGCCGCTGCGGCCATCATCGCGGGCGGCACGGAGATCAACGCGCACTTCGGCAATCCGCCTTTTCAGCAGCAGGAATTAGCGGGCAATCCCAAAGCACATGTCGTGTTGAACTCCTACGACGTGCTCGGCGGCCCGAGTTCCGCAACCGTGCTTTACGCGACGGAGAAGTTTCGCGACAACAATCCAAAGACGTACCGCGCATTCGTCGATGGCCTCGCCGATGCTGCACGCTTCGTCACGCAGCATCCCGAAGCGGCTGCGGATATCTACTTGCGCGTGAATCAGGCCAAGCTCGACCGCAATCTGCTCATCAAGGTCATCAAGGACCCTTCGGTGCAGTTCAAGATTGCGCCGCAGAACACCTTTGCGCTTGCGCAATTCATGCATCGCGTGGGCGTCATCAAGAACGAGCCTAAGTCCTGGCAAGACTATTTCTTTAGCGATCCCGCCACGCGAGACGGCAGCTAA
- a CDS encoding MFS transporter — translation MSASAPPQPDGSAHWQRNLYVCVFGSFTTIMAMTLLLPFLPLYVQQLGAKSVDAAVQWSGVAFGATFLAAGLVAPLWGRLADRYGRKPILIRASLGMAITMSLLGVVQTVWQLVAMRFLAGLVGGYASGAIVMIATQTPRHRTAWALGTHAAGMMAGNLVGPLAGGVLPGLIGIRATFFLAGGLIFCSFIMTTLLVKEERRAPSHAKGTRSGGWRDVPALTPVIAMLASAMLLMFANMSIEPIITVYVSQLVTDEKSVTLVAGFVMSAAALGSVLAAPRVGRLADRIGATKVIVACLALCGVLLIPQTFVTTGTQLVALRFLMGLALGGLLPAITSVVRHNVPDSTAGYILGYATSAQYVGQVAGPLAGGFIAAHSGMRSVFVMTSVLMFAGAAFNAWVFLRRARPAS, via the coding sequence ATGTCCGCATCCGCCCCGCCGCAGCCGGATGGTTCCGCGCACTGGCAGCGCAATCTGTACGTCTGCGTGTTCGGCTCGTTCACCACCATCATGGCGATGACGTTGCTGCTGCCCTTTCTGCCGCTTTACGTGCAACAGCTCGGCGCGAAATCTGTGGATGCCGCCGTGCAATGGTCAGGCGTCGCTTTCGGCGCGACATTCCTTGCGGCCGGTCTCGTCGCCCCGCTTTGGGGCCGGCTCGCGGATCGCTATGGCAGGAAACCCATACTCATCCGCGCGAGCCTCGGCATGGCGATCACGATGTCGCTGCTCGGCGTCGTGCAGACGGTCTGGCAACTGGTGGCGATGCGTTTTCTCGCGGGGCTGGTCGGCGGCTATGCGAGCGGCGCCATCGTGATGATCGCGACGCAGACGCCCAGGCATCGAACGGCATGGGCGCTCGGCACGCACGCCGCCGGCATGATGGCGGGCAATCTCGTCGGCCCCCTCGCAGGCGGCGTGCTGCCGGGGCTGATCGGCATTCGTGCGACGTTCTTTCTCGCGGGCGGCCTGATTTTCTGCTCGTTCATCATGACGACGCTTCTCGTCAAGGAAGAGCGTCGCGCGCCTTCTCATGCAAAAGGCACACGAAGCGGCGGCTGGCGCGACGTGCCGGCGCTCACACCCGTCATCGCGATGCTCGCGAGCGCCATGCTCCTGATGTTCGCGAACATGTCGATCGAGCCGATCATCACCGTGTACGTTTCGCAGCTCGTCACGGATGAAAAGAGCGTGACGCTCGTCGCGGGCTTCGTGATGTCCGCCGCCGCGTTGGGCAGCGTGCTGGCAGCGCCGCGCGTCGGCAGACTCGCGGATCGCATCGGCGCGACGAAGGTGATCGTTGCATGTCTTGCGCTGTGCGGTGTTTTGCTGATTCCCCAGACGTTCGTGACGACGGGTACGCAGCTCGTCGCGCTGCGCTTCTTGATGGGCCTCGCGCTAGGCGGTCTCTTGCCCGCGATCACGAGCGTGGTGCGCCATAACGTGCCCGACAGCACGGCGGGCTATATCCTCGGCTATGCGACTTCCGCGCAATATGTCGGGCAGGTCGCGGGGCCGCTTGCGGGCGGCTTCATCGCGGCGCATTCGGGCATGCGTTCGGTCTTTGTGATGACGAGCGTCCTGATGTTCGCCGGTGCGGCGTTCAATGCGTGGGTTTTTCTGCGACGCGCGCGCCCGGCTTCATGA
- a CDS encoding ABC transporter permease, producing MSTPQLIEPPVRPEFEVIPSQPDGIAHEAPLPLGKGLADRAWLRKTLVAFVLIAIWEAAARFVDNDLLLPTFSATCMAFVQGIVSGELIEKVAISMSVLLRGYVLGAALAFALTSLAVSTRIGRDILSMLTAMFNPLPSIALLPLALLWFGLGTGSLLFVLVHSVLWPLALNTYAGFQAVPSTLQMTGRNYGLTGLRHVVLILVPAALPSILAGLRVGWAFAWRTLIAAELVFGASSGKGGLGWYIFQNRNELYTDRVFAGLAAVIVIGLAVEHLVFDTIERVTVRRWGVQS from the coding sequence ATGAGCACGCCGCAATTGATCGAGCCGCCCGTGCGGCCCGAATTCGAAGTCATTCCCTCGCAACCCGACGGCATCGCTCACGAAGCGCCTTTGCCGCTCGGCAAAGGCCTGGCGGACCGCGCGTGGCTGCGCAAGACGCTAGTTGCATTCGTATTGATCGCCATCTGGGAAGCGGCCGCCCGTTTCGTCGATAACGACCTGCTGTTGCCGACCTTTAGCGCGACATGCATGGCTTTCGTCCAAGGCATCGTTTCGGGCGAACTGATTGAGAAGGTCGCGATCTCGATGTCCGTTCTCTTGCGCGGCTACGTGCTCGGCGCGGCGCTTGCATTCGCGCTGACTTCGCTTGCAGTGTCGACACGCATCGGCCGCGACATTCTTTCGATGCTCACGGCGATGTTCAATCCGCTGCCGTCCATTGCGCTCTTGCCGCTTGCGCTGCTGTGGTTCGGGCTTGGCACCGGCAGTCTTCTTTTCGTGCTGGTGCATTCGGTGCTTTGGCCGCTTGCGCTCAACACATATGCGGGATTTCAGGCGGTGCCTTCCACCTTGCAGATGACAGGGCGCAATTACGGGCTGACAGGCTTGCGGCACGTCGTGCTGATTCTCGTGCCTGCGGCGTTGCCTTCCATTCTTGCCGGCTTGCGCGTGGGGTGGGCTTTTGCATGGCGCACGCTGATTGCGGCGGAACTCGTGTTCGGCGCGAGTTCGGGCAAGGGCGGCCTTGGCTGGTACATCTTCCAGAACCGCAACGAGCTTTATACCGACCGCGTGTTCGCGGGGCTTGCAGCGGTCATCGTCATCGGGCTTGCGGTCGAACATCTCGTGTTCGATACCATCGAACGCGTGACGGTGCGGCGCTGGGGCGTTCAGTCATGA
- a CDS encoding phasin family protein, giving the protein MFQYPGFSAYQIPSIARANLQAFLNASDRLASGMQALAELNVQTVRKVLEESNSLLHGGDETGAGDVLAWQSVMFAQLPQKAASYGQHVLSIITSTEADIIGEVRSQYERNGISLKGFADAGTNEAQQTAHEAAQEATQETSLVVTNLAETASEAAQQTSGVILDASGQIANESSSAAKQPGEAAENATAKAARASSRRPV; this is encoded by the coding sequence ATGTTCCAGTATCCGGGTTTTAGCGCTTACCAGATTCCTTCGATCGCGCGTGCCAATCTTCAGGCGTTTCTCAATGCAAGCGACCGTCTTGCCAGCGGCATGCAGGCGCTTGCCGAATTGAACGTGCAAACGGTGCGCAAGGTCCTCGAGGAAAGCAATTCGCTTCTGCATGGCGGCGACGAAACGGGCGCAGGCGACGTGCTCGCCTGGCAGTCCGTGATGTTCGCGCAGCTTCCGCAGAAAGCGGCTTCTTACGGGCAGCATGTGCTGTCCATCATCACGTCGACGGAAGCGGACATCATCGGCGAAGTGCGCAGCCAGTACGAGCGTAACGGCATCTCGCTCAAGGGCTTTGCCGATGCAGGCACAAACGAAGCGCAACAAACAGCGCACGAAGCCGCGCAGGAAGCCACGCAAGAGACGAGTCTCGTCGTGACGAACCTCGCGGAAACCGCAAGCGAAGCGGCACAGCAGACGAGCGGCGTCATTCTGGACGCGAGCGGCCAGATCGCGAACGAGTCGAGCAGCGCGGCGAAACAACCAGGCGAAGCCGCCGAAAACGCGACCGCGAAGGCTGCGCGCGCATCGTCGCGACGCCCCGTCTGA